One stretch of Sinomonas terrae DNA includes these proteins:
- a CDS encoding 5-oxoprolinase subunit B family protein, whose translation MPPLVPSPIDVFESGDAALRVVAVSTDTEQNWSTVHRLADWLETCGAEGLHGAVPTYDSVLVEFDALTVSARQVRAFVNLGIRQLGLSGDDGASSRHFDVPVVYGGTFGPDLEAVAELEGISAEEVVRLHATKSYVIRCLGAPAGSPMMDGPDFPVPVPRLKDPRLSVPAGAVSVAGRQAVIAPAVAPGGWQVIGQTPLSLLDLGRDPLVPYRPGDTIRFRPITEREFEARSGTRMEAAS comes from the coding sequence ATGCCTCCTCTCGTGCCCTCCCCGATCGACGTCTTCGAGTCCGGAGACGCAGCCCTTCGCGTCGTCGCGGTCTCCACCGACACCGAACAGAATTGGAGCACGGTCCACCGCCTTGCGGACTGGCTCGAAACCTGCGGCGCGGAAGGCCTCCACGGCGCTGTTCCCACCTACGATTCCGTGCTCGTCGAATTCGACGCTCTGACTGTGTCGGCGCGCCAGGTCCGAGCCTTCGTCAACCTCGGTATCCGCCAGCTCGGGCTCTCCGGGGACGATGGCGCCTCCTCCCGCCACTTCGACGTTCCAGTGGTCTACGGGGGCACCTTCGGCCCCGATCTCGAGGCAGTCGCCGAACTCGAAGGGATCTCGGCCGAGGAGGTCGTGCGCCTCCATGCGACCAAGAGCTACGTGATCCGCTGCCTCGGAGCGCCTGCCGGCTCGCCGATGATGGACGGCCCCGACTTCCCGGTTCCGGTTCCCCGTCTCAAGGATCCCCGCCTCAGTGTCCCCGCCGGAGCCGTGTCGGTGGCGGGCCGGCAGGCCGTCATCGCGCCGGCCGTCGCGCCTGGTGGATGGCAGGTCATCGGCCAGACGCCGCTCTCCCTCCTCGATCTCGGGAGGGATCCCCTCGTGCCGTACCGCCCGGGCGACACGATCCGCTTTCGTCCCATCACCGAACGCGAGTTCGAGGCCCGATCGGGGACACGGATGGAGGCGGCATCGTGA
- a CDS encoding IclR family transcriptional regulator: protein MSHDAGLPPQENRPLARDAEPSLPPGTQTLARGLDVVRAVAQGAHDLKSVAEATGIGRSTAHRLVQLLDRYGYLRVAAGRDYALGPTLIEFGFQALHQNPLPVVARPILEELAEKVQDTVHLAIVDGGEVLYLDKIEGTRGAEMRSRIGHRMPLTRTGIGKALILDRGDDWQRLYEAEHSGDGGPVEDFLRRMHEYSQHGAAMDLEENEPGIRCVAAPVRDAGGQVVAAVSVSATKPFMPAQRMRGLVPVVQKAARSISRSLGYSG from the coding sequence GTGTCCCACGATGCCGGCCTGCCGCCGCAAGAGAACCGCCCGCTCGCGCGGGATGCCGAACCGTCGCTTCCGCCCGGCACGCAGACGCTGGCGAGAGGGCTCGACGTCGTTCGAGCCGTAGCCCAGGGCGCCCACGATCTCAAGAGCGTTGCTGAGGCGACGGGGATCGGGCGCAGCACGGCACACCGGCTCGTCCAGCTGCTCGATCGGTACGGGTACCTCCGGGTCGCCGCTGGGCGCGACTATGCCCTCGGGCCAACGCTCATCGAATTCGGTTTCCAGGCGCTCCACCAGAACCCCTTGCCCGTCGTCGCGCGGCCCATCCTGGAAGAGCTCGCCGAGAAGGTCCAGGACACCGTCCACCTTGCGATCGTGGACGGCGGCGAGGTTCTGTACCTCGACAAGATCGAAGGCACGCGCGGCGCCGAGATGCGGTCGAGAATCGGGCACCGCATGCCACTCACACGGACCGGCATCGGCAAAGCCCTCATCCTCGACCGCGGCGACGACTGGCAGAGGCTCTACGAGGCCGAGCACTCCGGGGACGGCGGTCCCGTCGAGGATTTCCTCCGCCGAATGCACGAGTACTCCCAACACGGCGCCGCGATGGATCTCGAAGAGAATGAGCCCGGGATCCGGTGCGTGGCTGCCCCTGTTCGCGACGCGGGCGGCCAGGTGGTCGCCGCCGTCAGTGTTTCCGCGACAAAGCCCTTCATGCCTGCCCAGCGGATGCGCGGTCTCGTCCCCGTAGTCCAGAAGGCCGCCCGATCCATCTCGCGGTCACTCGGCTACAGCGGGTGA
- a CDS encoding universal stress protein: MGENIVVVGVDNSDTALRAAQAAAEIALAFGARLHVVTAFEDDRTEEFGVGSDRWIVSGPSRAEAVARDVVASLGWPGGSGEVTSAAWRGKPADAILAEAQRLRARLVVVGNRRMRGIGRILGSIANSVAHGADCDVYIVNTTGDAD, from the coding sequence ATGGGAGAGAACATTGTCGTCGTCGGCGTGGACAACAGCGATACCGCCCTCCGCGCTGCACAGGCCGCCGCCGAGATCGCCCTTGCATTCGGCGCGAGGCTGCACGTCGTGACTGCCTTCGAGGACGACCGCACCGAGGAATTCGGGGTCGGCAGCGACAGATGGATCGTGTCCGGACCGTCGAGGGCGGAGGCAGTGGCCAGGGATGTGGTCGCGTCGCTGGGGTGGCCGGGGGGCTCGGGGGAAGTCACTTCTGCCGCATGGCGCGGCAAGCCAGCCGACGCCATCCTCGCGGAGGCGCAGCGCCTTCGGGCGCGGCTGGTCGTGGTGGGGAACCGACGGATGCGGGGCATCGGAAGGATTCTGGGGAGCATCGCGAACAGCGTGGCGCACGGAGCGGATTGCGATGTCTACATTGTGAACACCACCGGCGACGCCGACTGA
- a CDS encoding ABC transporter substrate-binding protein — translation MPKKNMMGALAAAAAVALTAAGCTSHGPSGGGSAAAKNSLTVAVAATPTSYDLDGSFAASNENYTMWSQTQIGLLNYKTTTKNGVVTTDFTHFEGALADKDNPYTVSDNGQTYTFHLRKGVLSQAGNPFTAQDVYWSVQRKLSDRGVGLTQIRNYFNSMDQIQIVDDYTIAFHLHNAGNDNVFLPIFTGQTGRIYDKTEMLKHATSSDPWAVKWAAQNTGWGYGPYTVSSVTQGQQLVLKANPNYPDGHPAFTTITMKVVPDSGTRAQLLSSGNVDVAEALAPSDLSSIKDSPKVQEPRVDHPIEFDDISLVQNKAPFDDKLVRQAFNYAIPYDKIISQVYEGFAVPSPGWFTPTMGVPGLSTQPAYTYDVNKAKALLAQDGKTNVNVTLSVSNAIPDIVDTAIMIGSYAKAAGFNVTVNQLNPADFATGRLKQTLQALIAANRVQVQVPSFVNNFFLPGDPSNSGAFVPNPQWQSLLSAAINAGPGTSEQAAPYWQKVNDYINQDASQLPMLYKQPNQAYSKSLENMSYRYDSTVDYSILKPAGS, via the coding sequence GTGCCTAAGAAAAATATGATGGGAGCCCTCGCCGCAGCCGCCGCGGTCGCCCTCACTGCCGCAGGCTGCACCAGCCACGGCCCCAGCGGAGGCGGCAGCGCTGCCGCCAAGAACTCGCTCACGGTCGCCGTCGCGGCCACCCCGACCAGCTATGACCTCGACGGCTCGTTCGCTGCCTCGAACGAGAACTACACCATGTGGTCCCAGACCCAGATCGGCCTGCTGAACTACAAGACCACCACCAAGAACGGCGTCGTCACCACCGATTTCACCCACTTCGAAGGGGCCCTCGCCGACAAGGACAACCCCTACACAGTCAGCGACAACGGCCAGACCTACACCTTCCACCTCCGCAAGGGCGTGCTCTCTCAGGCCGGCAATCCCTTCACCGCCCAAGACGTCTACTGGTCCGTCCAGCGCAAGCTCAGCGACCGCGGTGTCGGGCTGACCCAGATCAGGAACTACTTCAACTCGATGGACCAGATCCAGATCGTCGACGACTACACGATCGCCTTCCATCTGCACAACGCAGGGAACGACAACGTCTTCCTCCCGATCTTCACCGGCCAGACAGGGCGCATCTACGACAAGACCGAGATGCTCAAGCACGCCACGAGCTCCGACCCCTGGGCGGTGAAGTGGGCGGCGCAGAACACGGGGTGGGGCTACGGCCCGTACACCGTCAGCTCCGTGACGCAGGGCCAGCAGCTCGTCCTGAAGGCGAACCCGAACTATCCCGACGGGCACCCCGCGTTCACGACCATCACGATGAAGGTCGTCCCTGACTCCGGCACACGCGCCCAGCTCCTCTCCTCCGGCAACGTCGACGTCGCCGAAGCCCTCGCACCCAGCGACCTGAGCTCGATCAAGGACTCGCCGAAGGTCCAAGAGCCCAGAGTCGACCACCCCATCGAGTTCGACGACATCTCGCTCGTCCAGAACAAGGCTCCGTTCGACGACAAGCTTGTCCGCCAGGCGTTCAACTACGCCATCCCGTACGACAAGATCATCAGCCAGGTCTACGAAGGCTTCGCCGTGCCCAGCCCAGGCTGGTTCACCCCCACCATGGGCGTCCCGGGCCTCTCTACCCAGCCCGCCTACACCTATGACGTGAACAAGGCCAAGGCCCTGCTCGCCCAGGATGGGAAGACGAACGTCAACGTCACCCTCTCCGTCTCCAACGCGATCCCCGACATCGTCGACACGGCGATCATGATCGGCTCCTACGCCAAGGCCGCTGGCTTCAACGTCACCGTGAACCAGCTCAACCCGGCCGACTTCGCCACCGGCCGCCTCAAGCAGACCCTCCAGGCCCTGATCGCGGCCAACCGGGTCCAGGTCCAGGTCCCATCGTTCGTGAACAACTTCTTCCTCCCCGGAGACCCGAGCAACAGCGGCGCCTTCGTCCCCAACCCCCAGTGGCAGTCGCTCCTGTCGGCCGCGATCAACGCCGGCCCCGGCACCAGCGAGCAGGCCGCCCCCTACTGGCAGAAGGTGAACGACTACATCAACCAGGACGCAAGCCAGCTCCCGATGCTCTACAAGCAGCCGAACCAGGCCTACAGCAAGTCCCTGGAGAACATGTCCTACCGCTACGACAGCACCGTGGACTACAGCATCCTCAAGCCCGCAGGGAGCTGA
- a CDS encoding LysR substrate-binding domain-containing protein — translation MDTRKLEYFVKIVDSGSITKAAAALHVAQPALSQQVSALEKDLKQRLLIRSKQGVEPTAAGHALYRHAQTILRLVDEARQDVATSGDAPSGRVSIAIAPYSMASSLAPQIVGEVRRRYPDIMLHLTEIVGGVLSEAIKNGKLDMALIYEPGEIRGVRFTTMIVEDLYVVTNPEVELEVDANDAVSLREVAKLDFFLPESNHTIRQLVDKALAEQGLSLRLAGEVESVPSLWRLLRANLGATILPRSAADALFPDQNFRVHRIIEPALQCKIALCTADHEPMSEAASAVLILLRDMVKAQLLAHYGSDAV, via the coding sequence GTGGACACGCGAAAGCTCGAGTACTTCGTGAAGATCGTCGATTCTGGCAGCATCACGAAGGCCGCCGCGGCCCTCCACGTGGCGCAGCCCGCCCTGAGCCAGCAGGTCTCCGCCCTCGAGAAGGATCTCAAGCAGCGGTTGTTGATCCGGAGCAAGCAGGGCGTAGAGCCCACCGCAGCCGGCCATGCGCTCTACCGTCACGCCCAGACGATCCTGCGGCTCGTCGACGAGGCTCGCCAAGACGTGGCGACGTCGGGCGATGCCCCGTCCGGCCGCGTTTCCATAGCCATCGCGCCATACAGTATGGCCTCGAGCCTGGCTCCCCAGATCGTCGGCGAGGTGAGGCGTCGGTACCCGGATATCATGCTGCACCTCACGGAGATCGTGGGCGGAGTGCTGAGCGAGGCCATCAAGAACGGCAAGCTCGACATGGCCCTCATCTACGAACCGGGGGAGATCCGCGGCGTGCGGTTCACCACGATGATCGTCGAGGACCTCTACGTCGTGACGAACCCCGAGGTTGAGCTTGAGGTCGACGCCAACGACGCCGTTTCCTTGCGCGAGGTGGCAAAGCTCGACTTCTTCCTGCCGGAGAGCAACCACACGATCCGTCAGCTGGTCGACAAAGCCCTTGCCGAACAGGGGCTCTCCCTCCGGCTTGCGGGCGAAGTGGAGTCCGTGCCCTCCTTGTGGCGCCTCCTCCGCGCGAATCTGGGGGCGACGATCCTGCCGAGGTCGGCAGCGGATGCTCTCTTTCCAGACCAGAACTTCAGAGTGCACCGGATCATCGAGCCCGCACTGCAGTGCAAGATTGCGCTCTGCACGGCGGATCATGAGCCTATGTCGGAGGCGGCCTCAGCCGTGCTCATCCTGCTAAGGGACATGGTCAAGGCTCAACTCCTCGCACACTACGGTTCCGACGCCGTCTGA
- a CDS encoding LamB/YcsF family protein gives MIDLVADLGEGFGAYGIGSDSELLDIVSSANIACGFHAGDPDIMNSTVAQCVARGVGIGAHPSFPDLRGFGRRAMDLTEGEVRNDVIYQLGALSAFAASHGSRVSHIAPHGRLGNLVAVRPDYAAAVADAAAGVDGELIVVAQEGELAKAARERGLRVALVGIVDRAYQEDGTLVPRGLPGAVLHDPNAIVERTVRMVCEGRIATVSGSDLEIRADTVLLHGDNAGAVDLARLIRSELTAAGVRIAPVADVLAAQHPVV, from the coding sequence ATGATCGATCTCGTGGCGGATCTGGGAGAAGGATTCGGCGCCTACGGTATCGGCAGCGATTCAGAACTTCTGGATATCGTTTCGAGCGCGAATATCGCTTGCGGCTTCCATGCCGGCGATCCGGACATCATGAATTCCACGGTCGCGCAGTGCGTGGCCCGCGGGGTGGGCATCGGCGCCCATCCGAGCTTCCCGGACCTCCGCGGTTTCGGTCGGCGGGCCATGGATCTCACCGAAGGCGAAGTCCGCAACGACGTGATCTACCAGCTCGGTGCGCTCTCGGCGTTCGCGGCCTCCCACGGCTCCCGCGTGTCCCACATCGCGCCCCACGGCCGGCTCGGCAACCTCGTTGCCGTGCGTCCCGATTATGCGGCAGCGGTGGCGGACGCTGCGGCAGGCGTGGACGGCGAGCTCATCGTCGTCGCCCAAGAAGGCGAGCTCGCGAAGGCTGCGCGCGAGCGTGGCCTCCGCGTGGCGCTGGTCGGAATCGTGGACCGCGCCTACCAAGAAGACGGCACCCTCGTGCCCCGGGGCCTCCCTGGCGCCGTCCTGCACGATCCGAACGCCATTGTGGAGCGCACCGTCCGGATGGTCTGCGAGGGCAGGATCGCCACCGTTTCGGGTTCGGACCTTGAGATCCGGGCGGACACCGTGCTCCTGCACGGCGACAATGCCGGCGCCGTCGACCTCGCCCGGCTCATCCGCAGCGAGTTGACCGCCGCCGGCGTCCGGATCGCGCCCGTTGCGGACGTCCTGGCAGCTCAGCATCCGGTGGTCTGA
- a CDS encoding SDR family oxidoreductase has translation MPFADYKTALVTGASTGMGAAIAERLAKRGLAVHAVARNEDRLAELADRTGAVPHALDLTDTAALASALGTLEVDVLVNCAGVSRPGNILDSTEEDLDEIIDVNLRALLQLTRLTLPGMAQRDLGHIVNISSIAGLYNFYGHTAYHATKAAVHQISRQLRNDTVGKRIRVTEICPGRVETEIFGRNLGGSPEAMEEAWQTYYEGYESLTTDDIVNALDYAIETPRHVNIGMIEIMPTFQVPGGLTFDRR, from the coding sequence ATGCCTTTCGCTGACTACAAGACCGCCCTCGTGACCGGAGCCTCGACCGGGATGGGCGCCGCGATCGCCGAGCGGCTCGCCAAGCGCGGGCTCGCCGTCCACGCCGTCGCCCGCAACGAGGACCGGCTCGCCGAGCTCGCGGACCGCACCGGCGCCGTCCCCCACGCGCTCGACCTCACCGACACGGCGGCGCTGGCCTCCGCGCTCGGCACCCTCGAGGTCGACGTCCTCGTCAACTGCGCCGGGGTCTCCCGGCCCGGGAACATCCTCGACTCCACCGAGGAGGACCTCGACGAGATCATCGATGTCAACCTCCGGGCCCTCCTCCAGCTCACCCGCCTGACCCTGCCCGGAATGGCCCAACGCGACCTCGGCCACATCGTGAACATCAGCTCCATCGCCGGCCTCTACAACTTCTACGGGCACACCGCCTACCACGCCACCAAGGCCGCCGTGCACCAGATCTCCCGCCAGCTGCGCAACGACACCGTCGGCAAGCGCATCCGCGTCACCGAGATCTGCCCCGGCCGCGTCGAGACCGAGATCTTCGGCCGCAACCTCGGCGGCTCCCCCGAGGCCATGGAGGAGGCCTGGCAGACGTACTACGAAGGCTACGAGTCCCTCACCACCGACGACATCGTCAACGCCCTCGACTACGCCATCGAGACCCCACGCCACGTCAACATCGGCATGATCGAGATCATGCCCACCTTCCAAGTCCCCGGCGGCCTCACCTTCGACCGCCGCTGA
- a CDS encoding ABC transporter permease yields MAETLIAKPVQAPPERPSRRRAGWVRAALAFLPLAAVLAVAAFAPLIAPFDPVSTVDASRLPPSPQHLFGTDSVGMDVFSRCVYGARVAVQFGITVALSSTIGGILIGTFIGLSESSRGIAGWVGRLLNQISDYFIAIPSIILGIVVVGIMGSSDFALTVAITLCLIQATIKLTRAEVLRVRREAYLEAAKLAGESPLRSALVHVIPNSIGPAMRNMPLVFGNCVIILASLGFIGVGVKAPTPEWGYMISSALSSLMLGRWWPAVFPAIFVALSVLCIAYSSRAIPQVWPYLSANIKKRYRSERKSRA; encoded by the coding sequence ATGGCAGAGACCCTGATTGCCAAGCCCGTCCAGGCCCCCCCGGAACGCCCGAGCCGAAGGCGCGCCGGCTGGGTCCGAGCGGCGCTGGCGTTCCTGCCCCTGGCGGCGGTCCTGGCCGTCGCCGCCTTCGCCCCCCTGATCGCGCCCTTCGACCCCGTCAGCACCGTGGACGCCTCCCGCCTGCCGCCCTCGCCCCAGCACCTGTTCGGGACGGACTCCGTAGGCATGGACGTCTTCTCCCGCTGCGTCTACGGGGCGCGCGTCGCCGTCCAGTTCGGCATCACGGTGGCCCTCAGCAGCACGATCGGCGGGATCCTGATCGGGACCTTCATCGGCCTCTCCGAGAGCAGCCGGGGGATCGCGGGCTGGGTCGGACGCCTCCTGAACCAGATCAGCGACTACTTCATCGCCATCCCGTCCATCATCCTCGGCATCGTCGTCGTCGGGATCATGGGCTCCTCGGACTTCGCTCTCACCGTCGCCATCACGCTCTGCCTGATCCAGGCCACGATCAAGCTCACAAGGGCCGAAGTGCTCAGGGTGCGCCGCGAAGCGTACCTCGAGGCGGCCAAGCTCGCCGGCGAGAGCCCGCTGCGCTCCGCGCTCGTCCACGTCATCCCGAACTCGATCGGCCCCGCGATGCGCAACATGCCGCTCGTCTTCGGCAACTGCGTGATCATCCTCGCCAGCCTCGGCTTCATTGGCGTCGGAGTCAAGGCGCCCACCCCCGAGTGGGGCTACATGATCTCCTCGGCCCTGTCCTCGCTCATGCTCGGACGCTGGTGGCCCGCGGTCTTCCCCGCGATCTTCGTCGCCCTCTCAGTCCTCTGCATCGCCTACTCGTCCCGGGCGATCCCACAGGTTTGGCCGTATCTGTCGGCCAACATCAAGAAGCGGTATCGCTCCGAAAGGAAGAGTCGTGCCTAA
- a CDS encoding 4-carboxy-4-hydroxy-2-oxoadipate aldolase/oxaloacetate decarboxylase yields MEQLIHVKTKFERPAEDVVERLAKFSSATIHEAQGRKGALSSRIKPIDRSMSFCGPAVTVRCAPRDNLMLQVAIHYAQRGDVVLVGAGEFPEAGTFGDVLGNAMKAKGIAAMVTDSGVRDTADLIDLGLPVFSGSISIKGTVKETLGPINHPIVFGDEIVYPGDILRGDADGVVVVRLEEAEDVIKLSQARVDAEDELIKAYHAGGTTIELCKLTEVLKAKGLLVEE; encoded by the coding sequence ATGGAACAGCTGATCCACGTCAAGACAAAATTCGAGCGCCCCGCCGAGGACGTCGTCGAGCGCCTCGCGAAATTCTCGTCGGCGACTATCCATGAGGCTCAGGGAAGGAAAGGAGCGCTCAGCTCGCGGATCAAGCCGATCGACCGCTCCATGTCCTTCTGCGGCCCCGCGGTGACCGTGCGCTGCGCTCCGCGTGACAACCTCATGCTCCAGGTGGCGATCCATTACGCGCAGCGCGGCGACGTCGTCCTCGTCGGTGCCGGCGAATTCCCTGAGGCGGGCACGTTCGGAGACGTCCTCGGGAACGCCATGAAGGCCAAGGGGATCGCCGCGATGGTGACCGATTCAGGGGTCCGGGACACAGCGGACCTCATCGATCTTGGGCTCCCCGTGTTCTCAGGCAGCATCTCCATCAAGGGAACGGTCAAGGAGACGCTCGGCCCTATCAACCACCCGATCGTCTTCGGCGACGAGATCGTGTACCCGGGCGACATCCTCCGCGGGGACGCGGACGGCGTCGTCGTCGTCCGACTGGAGGAAGCCGAGGATGTCATCAAGCTCTCGCAGGCACGCGTGGACGCGGAGGATGAACTCATCAAGGCCTACCACGCTGGCGGAACGACGATCGAGCTGTGCAAGCTCACCGAGGTCCTCAAGGCCAAGGGACTGCTGGTCGAGGAGTAG
- a CDS encoding biotin-dependent carboxyltransferase family protein, whose amino-acid sequence MSGTIIVQQAGNTVVTDLGRFRGPRFGLPVNGALDQYSARAANILVGNDDNSPLLELTALDFRMTTTADLLITVTGAAAELTVGGRSYPQWEPVSVAAGEPVAVRGIRGGLRAYLAVHGSVEVPRLLGSCAPDSVVGFGVRLTGGTALSVQRPVPAFRQPFYDMPLFRLGVQRPASGGEALVDVTDGPDIAEFGDSADLLFSSEYTVSPRSNHIGLRLGGNLPERVTSGEVLSRGVPVGAIEVPSREELLILHRGRGVTAGYPVLAVATSLGLDVLAQARPGDRIRFRATTVTEATAAYRRSMLQLETLRQSVATVFGLLGIHRPAGWQDLPAAACG is encoded by the coding sequence GTGAGCGGCACAATCATCGTGCAGCAAGCGGGGAACACCGTCGTAACGGACCTCGGGCGGTTCCGCGGCCCGCGCTTTGGACTGCCCGTGAACGGCGCCCTCGACCAGTACTCCGCACGGGCAGCCAACATCCTGGTCGGCAACGACGACAACTCACCGCTGCTCGAGCTCACCGCGCTCGACTTCAGGATGACGACGACGGCTGATCTCCTGATCACCGTCACGGGCGCCGCAGCGGAGCTTACGGTGGGAGGACGTTCCTATCCACAGTGGGAGCCCGTCTCCGTCGCGGCAGGTGAGCCTGTCGCCGTCCGCGGGATTCGGGGCGGCCTCCGCGCCTACCTCGCCGTCCACGGTTCCGTCGAGGTGCCGAGGCTCCTCGGGAGCTGCGCGCCGGACAGCGTGGTTGGCTTCGGCGTACGCCTCACCGGAGGAACCGCACTGAGCGTGCAGCGGCCCGTTCCGGCCTTCCGCCAACCGTTCTACGACATGCCCCTCTTCCGTCTGGGGGTCCAGCGCCCGGCATCGGGAGGTGAGGCTCTCGTGGACGTGACGGATGGGCCCGACATCGCCGAATTCGGTGACTCGGCAGATCTCCTGTTCAGTTCGGAGTACACGGTCAGCCCGAGGAGCAATCACATCGGGCTCCGGCTGGGCGGCAACCTGCCCGAGAGGGTCACCTCGGGCGAGGTGCTCTCCCGTGGAGTCCCAGTCGGCGCGATCGAGGTGCCCTCGCGCGAGGAGCTCCTCATACTCCACCGAGGCCGCGGAGTGACGGCGGGCTATCCTGTCCTAGCAGTCGCCACGAGCCTCGGGCTCGATGTCCTCGCCCAAGCACGCCCGGGCGACAGGATCCGCTTCAGGGCGACGACGGTAACCGAGGCAACAGCGGCCTACCGCCGTTCCATGCTCCAACTCGAAACCCTCCGGCAATCCGTTGCCACGGTCTTCGGTCTCCTGGGCATCCACCGCCCGGCCGGCTGGCAGGACCTGCCTGCCGCCGCGTGCGGCTGA
- a CDS encoding aspartate transaminase, producing the protein MSGYQPASRVTRIKESASVLAAARVRELKAQGRSIIDLTVGEPDFDTPEHVKQAAIAAMEAGETKYTSVTGTPKLRSAILQHVESRTGATYGENQITIAGGAKQVIFTAFMASLDEGDEVIIPAPYWVSYPDMVLANDGSPVIIACGDEVDFKLTPAALAAAITPCTKWLVLNTPSNPTGVVYTEGELEALAAVLAEHPHVQVLTDEIYDEIYFGTGRAASLVAAAPALRDRILMVNGVSKAYAMTGWRLGYGLGPAALVASINKLQSQISSCPSSISQAAAAAALTGDQSFVADCVNAYRERRDAAVAGLNAIDGLSCTSPDGAFYAYVRCACAIGKTTPGGALIEDDQDFVLYLLDAASVAVIPGSAYGLGPYFRISFATSLETIKAGVEAIDKAVRALN; encoded by the coding sequence ATGTCCGGATATCAGCCGGCTTCACGGGTCACGCGTATTAAGGAATCGGCGAGCGTCCTCGCTGCAGCCCGAGTCCGAGAGCTCAAGGCCCAAGGGCGCTCGATCATCGACCTCACGGTCGGCGAGCCGGACTTCGACACCCCCGAGCACGTCAAGCAGGCCGCCATCGCAGCGATGGAGGCCGGCGAGACGAAGTACACCTCGGTCACTGGGACCCCGAAATTGCGGTCCGCGATCCTCCAGCACGTCGAAAGCCGTACTGGTGCAACCTACGGCGAGAACCAGATCACGATCGCAGGCGGCGCGAAGCAGGTCATCTTCACCGCATTCATGGCCTCCCTTGATGAAGGCGACGAAGTCATCATCCCGGCGCCCTACTGGGTCTCGTACCCCGACATGGTCCTCGCCAATGATGGCAGCCCGGTCATCATCGCGTGCGGAGACGAGGTGGACTTCAAGCTGACGCCCGCGGCCCTTGCAGCCGCCATTACCCCATGCACCAAGTGGCTCGTGCTCAACACTCCCTCGAATCCGACTGGCGTCGTCTACACGGAAGGCGAGCTCGAGGCCCTCGCAGCCGTTCTTGCGGAGCATCCCCACGTTCAGGTGCTGACCGATGAGATCTACGACGAGATCTACTTCGGGACGGGGCGAGCTGCGAGCCTGGTCGCGGCCGCACCAGCGCTCCGCGACCGCATCCTCATGGTCAACGGCGTCTCGAAGGCCTATGCGATGACCGGATGGCGACTCGGCTACGGGCTCGGGCCCGCGGCGCTGGTGGCCTCGATCAACAAGCTCCAGTCCCAGATCTCATCCTGCCCCTCCTCCATCAGCCAGGCCGCGGCCGCAGCGGCACTTACAGGCGATCAAAGCTTCGTGGCCGATTGCGTCAACGCCTACCGCGAACGCCGCGACGCCGCAGTCGCCGGTCTCAACGCAATCGACGGCCTCTCCTGCACCTCCCCCGACGGCGCGTTCTACGCCTACGTGAGGTGTGCGTGCGCAATCGGAAAGACGACGCCTGGCGGGGCTCTCATCGAAGACGACCAGGACTTCGTCCTGTACCTGCTCGACGCCGCGTCGGTGGCCGTGATCCCAGGCTCGGCATATGGTCTCGGCCCCTATTTCAGAATTTCCTTTGCGACCTCGCTCGAAACAATCAAGGCGGGTGTGGAGGCAATCGACAAAGCCGTGCGCGCGCTCAACTAA
- a CDS encoding gluconokinase, whose translation MTGSNNADPTLHIVVMGVCGCGKSTVGALLAREVGGAFLDGDELHPAANVAKMAASIPLDDGDREPWLREVGRRLLSSDRPLVIACSALKRSYRDLIRSAAPQTLFVHLHGTRELLADRMASRPGHFMPLSLLDSQLAILEPLGSDEPGIQLDIAQAPAWIAKEASAWVTAEPFTTASGIFGS comes from the coding sequence ATGACTGGGAGCAATAACGCCGACCCGACGCTGCACATCGTGGTGATGGGCGTCTGCGGGTGCGGCAAGAGCACGGTCGGCGCGCTGCTTGCCCGTGAGGTGGGCGGCGCCTTCCTCGACGGCGACGAGCTGCATCCCGCGGCCAACGTCGCCAAGATGGCGGCCAGCATCCCATTGGACGACGGCGACCGCGAGCCGTGGCTCCGGGAGGTCGGACGCCGGCTGCTCTCCTCGGACCGACCGCTCGTCATCGCCTGCAGCGCACTCAAGCGGTCCTACCGGGACCTCATCCGCTCTGCTGCCCCGCAGACCCTGTTCGTTCACCTGCACGGCACCCGCGAGCTGCTCGCGGACCGCATGGCATCCCGCCCGGGGCACTTCATGCCTCTCTCGCTCCTCGATTCCCAGCTCGCTATCCTTGAGCCTCTCGGCTCCGACGAACCCGGAATCCAACTCGACATTGCCCAGGCGCCGGCCTGGATTGCGAAAGAGGCCTCAGCGTGGGTGACTGCCGAGCCGTTCACAACCGCATCCGGCATATTCGGCTCCTGA